One part of the Bacillus sp. FJAT-45350 genome encodes these proteins:
- a CDS encoding alpha/beta-type small acid-soluble spore protein: MANNNSSNKLVVPGVQQALDQMKYEIAQEFGVQPNADATSRANGSVGGEITKRLVQMAEQQMSGSQQQ; the protein is encoded by the coding sequence ATGGCTAACAACAATAGTTCAAACAAATTAGTAGTGCCTGGAGTGCAACAAGCGCTAGACCAAATGAAGTATGAGATTGCACAAGAGTTTGGTGTTCAACCAAACGCAGATGCAACTTCACGAGCAAATGGTTCAGTTGGTGGAGAGATTACAAAGCGTCTCGTTCAAATGGCTGAGCAACAAATGAGTGGCTCTCAACAGCAATAG
- the rarD gene encoding EamA family transporter RarD, with amino-acid sequence MFAIGAYITWGFLPLFWKLLDHVPTEEILAHRVIWSFVFMLMIIGVLGKSKTFVTEVKELMKQRKKLISIILASVLISINWFLFIWSVNNDLVIQTSLGYYINPLVSVLLGILILKEKLSFWQTVAVILAAIGVFNMTFQFGSFPWAALALAVTFAFYGLFKKMANVGALTGLTIETFFITPFALIFIGYIWRTSGSSFTFEAPLNIWLLLGAGIATAVPLLLFASGTRRISLSLIGFFQYIAPTIMLVLGIFLFNEPFTTSHLGSFIFIWCALLIFSLGKTKFFVRLEPKFFVRKKSLQG; translated from the coding sequence ATGTTTGCTATTGGAGCATATATTACGTGGGGATTTTTGCCTCTCTTTTGGAAACTTCTTGACCATGTGCCAACAGAGGAGATATTAGCCCATCGCGTCATATGGTCATTTGTCTTTATGCTAATGATTATTGGTGTCTTAGGTAAATCGAAAACATTTGTCACCGAAGTGAAAGAGTTAATGAAACAAAGAAAAAAGCTAATTAGTATCATTTTAGCTTCGGTTTTAATTAGCATTAACTGGTTTCTATTTATTTGGTCCGTCAATAATGACCTAGTAATCCAAACAAGCTTAGGCTATTATATTAATCCGTTAGTAAGTGTACTCTTGGGAATCCTTATTTTGAAGGAAAAATTATCATTTTGGCAAACAGTTGCAGTTATTCTTGCAGCAATCGGTGTTTTTAATATGACATTTCAATTTGGAAGCTTTCCATGGGCTGCATTAGCATTAGCAGTTACTTTCGCTTTCTACGGTCTCTTTAAAAAAATGGCGAATGTTGGGGCGTTGACTGGACTTACAATTGAAACCTTTTTTATTACACCATTTGCATTAATTTTTATTGGGTATATTTGGAGAACAAGTGGCTCGTCATTTACTTTCGAAGCTCCGTTGAACATCTGGCTTCTTCTTGGTGCTGGTATTGCAACTGCAGTGCCTCTACTATTATTTGCAAGTGGGACTAGAAGAATTTCTTTATCGTTAATCGGCTTTTTTCAATACATTGCCCCTACGATCATGCTAGTGTTAGGAATTTTTCTATTCAATGAACCTTTCACAACGTCACATCTAGGTTCGTTCATATTCATTTGGTGTGCATTACTTATTTTTTCTTTAGGAAAAACTAAATTTTTTGTCCGTCTTGAACCTAAATTTTTTGTACGAAAAAAATCATTACAAGGTTAG
- a CDS encoding pirin family protein: MKINVYGPDKQGVGQFDGGKITEQKPIGFPGDGAHVKRVGPLFYWSWAQAEKAGYIPRHPHEAFEIITYVINGKAEHGDSLGTKSVVGPGGIQVMQTGSGVAHEEGFVGPDMEAFQIWFEPYINEAVRRPPTYNQYTHEGFPLKEKDGTTLKTVIGQDSPVELVADIQMWDIIIQSNKNLQFPIEKGYSLAILAIRGNGKINNQQYNHKDFIILEVESDELVSFDTDDEEVRLIVIKAPTTVDYRLYPK; encoded by the coding sequence ATGAAAATAAATGTGTACGGACCAGATAAACAGGGTGTAGGACAATTTGACGGAGGGAAAATAACTGAACAAAAACCAATAGGATTTCCAGGGGACGGTGCACATGTAAAACGGGTTGGACCACTCTTTTATTGGTCATGGGCACAAGCAGAAAAAGCAGGTTACATTCCTAGACATCCTCACGAGGCATTTGAAATAATTACGTATGTTATTAATGGGAAGGCAGAACATGGGGACTCATTAGGAACAAAAAGTGTAGTTGGCCCTGGCGGAATACAAGTCATGCAAACAGGATCAGGTGTTGCTCATGAAGAAGGCTTTGTTGGCCCAGACATGGAGGCATTTCAAATTTGGTTTGAACCTTATATTAACGAAGCAGTGAGAAGACCACCAACTTATAATCAGTATACTCATGAAGGATTTCCTTTGAAAGAAAAGGATGGAACGACACTGAAAACAGTGATAGGACAAGATTCTCCAGTGGAGTTAGTGGCAGATATTCAAATGTGGGACATAATAATACAATCAAATAAAAACCTTCAGTTTCCTATTGAAAAAGGCTACTCATTAGCCATTTTAGCCATAAGAGGGAATGGTAAAATTAACAACCAACAATATAATCATAAAGATTTCATCATCCTAGAAGTTGAAAGTGATGAGCTTGTTTCTTTTGATACAGATGATGAAGAAGTTCGTTTAATCGTTATTAAAGCACCAACAACTGTTGATTATCGTCTCTATCCAAAATAA
- a CDS encoding YjcZ family sporulation protein — protein MHNSFALIVVLFILLIIVGSAYVA, from the coding sequence ATGCATAACAGTTTTGCGTTAATCGTTGTGTTGTTCATCTTGTTAATTATCGTTGGTTCTGCATACGTTGCCTAA
- a CDS encoding glycosyl hydrolase family 18 protein: MKRNLFMVFIVMLLAFLPVVTIESEARGPAWKQTDDSTVDDSTKSNGPGNAGNNSRHNRTEEVVEIETPQEEPVQETETEEVIEIPEEKFEEPIVLDEPAQNDEQLVTYIVQSGDTLWLIANRFGVSVQQIKDTNQLTSDVIFVGQVLIIPVYSPIIDEPKEENQIDDFLVLGYYTKYWTNDLTSYQSLGNYHSSINSIAVTTYQVNELGSIEVIDAPEARELAKQHNIKTYATIQNHFQPELTHTILSNAELRQKTIENIYHVVTEKGYDGVNIDFENMYASDRALFNQFIKEASEFFQPRGYDFIVSVTAKTADHPTWAWSGTFDYEFLGQYAKLQLMSYDNAGIWSLPGATSGVDWVENVLKYATSIVPSEQLLIGLPAYGYEWYSSTGEGIRALSLKQIDTILASSNATVQFDTKTQSPYFYYMDEASKERVVWFENESSISAKMELVQKYNLGGISMWRMGLENDMFWNTVDSFLK, from the coding sequence ATGAAACGTAATCTTTTTATGGTCTTCATTGTTATGTTACTGGCCTTCTTACCAGTTGTGACAATTGAGTCTGAAGCACGGGGTCCCGCTTGGAAACAAACAGATGATAGTACTGTAGATGATTCTACGAAGAGCAATGGACCAGGGAATGCCGGGAATAATAGTCGGCATAATCGTACTGAAGAAGTAGTTGAAATTGAAACACCACAAGAAGAACCTGTACAAGAAACTGAGACAGAAGAAGTTATAGAAATACCTGAAGAGAAGTTTGAAGAACCAATTGTATTAGACGAACCCGCTCAAAATGATGAACAACTTGTTACATATATAGTTCAGTCTGGTGACACCCTTTGGTTAATTGCTAACAGATTCGGTGTATCTGTTCAACAAATTAAAGATACTAATCAGTTAACAAGTGATGTGATTTTTGTTGGACAGGTACTTATTATTCCTGTTTACTCACCTATTATTGACGAACCAAAGGAAGAGAATCAAATTGATGACTTCCTTGTACTAGGGTATTATACGAAATATTGGACAAATGATTTAACGTCTTATCAGTCACTAGGAAACTATCATTCTTCTATTAATTCAATTGCTGTTACAACCTATCAAGTGAATGAGCTTGGTTCAATTGAAGTAATTGATGCACCAGAAGCACGTGAATTAGCAAAACAACACAATATTAAAACGTATGCAACGATTCAAAATCACTTTCAACCAGAACTTACGCACACTATCTTATCAAATGCTGAACTTCGTCAGAAAACCATTGAAAACATCTATCATGTTGTGACTGAAAAAGGCTACGATGGGGTCAATATTGATTTTGAAAACATGTACGCTTCCGATCGTGCACTATTTAATCAATTTATTAAAGAGGCGTCAGAATTCTTTCAACCTAGAGGCTATGATTTTATCGTATCTGTAACAGCAAAGACTGCAGATCATCCTACGTGGGCTTGGAGTGGTACATTTGACTATGAATTTTTAGGTCAATATGCAAAATTACAGCTAATGTCATATGACAATGCTGGAATCTGGTCACTACCAGGAGCAACTTCTGGAGTAGATTGGGTTGAAAATGTATTGAAATATGCTACTTCAATCGTCCCTTCAGAACAATTACTTATTGGCTTACCTGCCTATGGATATGAATGGTATAGCTCAACGGGTGAAGGAATTAGGGCTCTTTCACTTAAACAAATTGATACGATTCTAGCATCATCAAATGCAACAGTACAATTTGACACAAAAACTCAATCCCCTTATTTCTATTACATGGATGAAGCGAGCAAAGAGCGTGTAGTTTGGTTTGAAAATGAATCAAGTATCTCCGCAAAAATGGAGCTTGTTCAAAAATATAACCTAGGCGGCATCTCAATGTGGCGCATGGGACTTGAAAATGACATGTTTTGGAATACTGTAGATTCATTTTTGAAATAA
- a CDS encoding CAP domain-containing protein yields MVRKIMVLTLALFVAFPMFSQAEIKFFQEPPFSHYKVSPGDSFWFIAKRYGLDYRELMRLNPDVVPTNMQVGSVIRLKPDSAHHSAFEDQVVELVNQQRARNGLSPLTHRADVKNVAHRKAEDMINSNYFSHNSPNYGSPFDMLRTFGISYTAAGENIAKGQKTPQEVMNAWMNSPGHRQNILSGQFDTIGVGFYNGAWVQMFIKAR; encoded by the coding sequence TTGGTAAGAAAAATCATGGTTTTAACTTTGGCATTGTTCGTTGCTTTTCCGATGTTTTCGCAAGCAGAAATTAAATTTTTCCAAGAGCCACCGTTTTCACATTACAAGGTATCTCCTGGTGATTCATTTTGGTTTATCGCTAAGCGTTATGGACTTGATTATCGTGAATTAATGAGATTAAACCCAGATGTTGTACCGACAAACATGCAAGTAGGTTCAGTTATTCGTTTAAAGCCCGATTCAGCACATCATAGTGCATTTGAAGACCAAGTTGTGGAATTAGTAAACCAACAACGTGCAAGAAATGGATTGTCTCCACTTACTCATCGTGCAGATGTAAAAAATGTCGCGCATAGAAAAGCGGAAGATATGATTAATTCAAATTACTTCTCTCATAACAGTCCAAACTATGGTTCGCCATTTGATATGCTACGTACATTTGGCATTAGCTACACAGCAGCAGGTGAGAATATCGCTAAAGGTCAAAAAACACCTCAAGAGGTAATGAATGCATGGATGAACTCTCCAGGTCATCGTCAAAATATTTTAAGCGGACAGTTTGATACAATCGGTGTTGGCTTCTATAATGGAGCATGGGTTCAAATGTTTATTAAAGCACGTTAA
- a CDS encoding YozQ family protein, with translation MAKEKKQTEEIADKTYEPAYYQSNDEIEQGLATTHEQVSDAYMEGTVDGEIDDLDSKDKQIPRQE, from the coding sequence ATGGCTAAAGAAAAAAAGCAAACAGAAGAAATCGCAGATAAAACGTATGAACCTGCTTACTATCAAAGCAATGATGAAATCGAACAAGGTTTAGCAACGACGCATGAGCAAGTGAGCGATGCTTACATGGAAGGAACAGTTGATGGAGAAATAGACGATCTTGATTCAAAGGATAAACAAATCCCACGTCAAGAATAG
- a CDS encoding glycosyltransferase, with product MMLLTVLSYITCLFWIVILIDSAIGMRKLPKLENIKENKQLLNNGPLLSVIVAARNEAGAIEESLRSQFRQTYQNIEWIVVNDRSTDETGAIIDRLSSEEPRMTPLHITSLDKGWLGKNHALYHGYQASKGDYLLFTDGDVMYEKDTIEKSITYTVENQIDHLTLSPNMNVERFWTKAFITFFLFGFSYFKRPWKANDDKNKAAIGIGAFNLVTREMYELIGTHEKIRERPDDDLMLGVQIKKSGGKQRLVTALSHLQVEWYPSLKEALIGLEKNTFAGLYYRYSMVLFAIGGVFLSQVWPFIALFVTDGLTRFLYSICIVLLFLVYSQTVNLMSDNALRYFFVFPITALLFIYSIIRATTLTAKRGGIVWRGTFYSLKELRN from the coding sequence ATGATGCTTTTAACCGTTCTTAGTTACATAACTTGTCTATTTTGGATTGTTATTTTAATAGATTCAGCTATTGGTATGAGAAAACTTCCGAAATTAGAAAATATAAAAGAAAATAAACAGCTGTTGAATAATGGTCCTCTCTTATCGGTTATTGTTGCTGCGAGAAATGAAGCTGGTGCTATTGAGGAAAGCTTACGTTCTCAATTCCGGCAGACGTATCAAAATATCGAATGGATTGTTGTGAATGATCGATCTACGGACGAAACAGGAGCCATCATTGACCGATTATCTAGTGAAGAACCTAGAATGACACCTCTTCACATCACGTCTCTAGATAAAGGATGGTTAGGAAAAAATCATGCACTATATCACGGCTACCAGGCTTCTAAAGGTGACTATTTACTGTTTACTGATGGAGATGTAATGTATGAAAAAGATACAATTGAAAAATCAATTACGTACACGGTGGAAAATCAAATAGACCATCTCACACTCTCCCCTAACATGAATGTGGAGCGATTTTGGACAAAGGCATTTATTACGTTCTTTTTATTTGGATTTTCTTATTTTAAAAGACCTTGGAAAGCAAATGATGACAAAAATAAAGCAGCGATTGGAATTGGGGCATTTAATTTAGTAACGAGAGAAATGTATGAGCTTATCGGTACACATGAGAAGATTCGTGAACGCCCAGACGATGATTTAATGCTAGGTGTTCAAATTAAGAAGAGTGGTGGAAAACAGCGACTTGTTACTGCCTTATCCCATTTACAAGTGGAGTGGTATCCATCATTAAAAGAAGCATTGATTGGATTAGAGAAGAATACATTTGCTGGACTTTATTATCGCTATTCAATGGTCCTTTTTGCAATAGGTGGAGTGTTTCTCTCGCAGGTATGGCCATTCATTGCGCTATTTGTTACGGATGGTTTGACAAGATTTTTATATAGTATTTGCATCGTCCTTCTCTTTCTTGTTTACAGTCAAACAGTGAATTTAATGTCTGATAATGCCCTTCGCTACTTCTTTGTCTTTCCTATTACTGCATTGTTGTTTATTTATTCAATTATTAGAGCGACTACACTTACCGCAAAACGTGGTGGTATTGTATGGAGAGGTACATTCTATTCTTTAAAAGAGTTAAGGAATTAA
- a CDS encoding methyl-accepting chemotaxis protein, with translation MLAGFFNYQTSSSALYSIAVQDLEYITTLKANELNQVLDGDSTISTEKREELNEIIQDVHQNFYQPSGLSGYGYVIDEKGIAQFHLNPDLVNFDTSEFDWAKEILSTKTGYYEYPWDGEMRVASYEELNNGWIFAITLPLDDLYKPIEPVKKNMFILSFIFSLAAIIIGFFIVNKITNPMKELVKAMKVAETGDLRMSVNVSSTDEVGQLSKIYNEMIASIKRMLHKMQDVSEQVAASSEQLTANANESARASEQIAISSTEIAHSSEQQLESASDSTDSINSMSEQINSIINHVHEVNQKSKSATTYAEEGETYLKNVITEMGDITEKSGLAHKMVNHLGERSESIKGIISTIYDISEQTNLLALNAAIEAARAGEQGKSFAVVADEIRKLAAQSSKSASEIADLIEQINKEIYNTILAMKENTEAVGDGQQVVIEASESFNKIITAIEDVNSQISEVTHSATEIGEGTRKIVSSSEQIMNLSQNVASGTEEVAASSEEQTATMEEITASSEMLARMAEELQTEVNKFKI, from the coding sequence ATGCTCGCTGGTTTTTTCAATTACCAAACATCATCTAGTGCTTTATACTCAATTGCCGTTCAAGATTTAGAATACATTACAACACTAAAGGCAAATGAACTTAATCAAGTATTAGATGGAGACTCAACAATTAGTACTGAAAAAAGAGAGGAACTTAATGAAATCATCCAAGATGTTCACCAAAATTTTTATCAGCCATCTGGATTAAGTGGTTATGGCTATGTAATTGACGAAAAGGGGATCGCTCAATTTCATCTAAATCCAGATTTAGTTAATTTTGATACGTCTGAGTTTGATTGGGCAAAAGAAATATTATCGACAAAAACTGGTTACTATGAATACCCGTGGGATGGGGAGATGCGGGTAGCTTCATACGAAGAATTAAATAATGGTTGGATTTTTGCGATAACATTACCGTTAGATGATTTGTATAAACCAATCGAACCAGTAAAGAAAAATATGTTTATCCTTAGTTTCATTTTCTCACTTGCCGCAATTATTATCGGGTTCTTTATTGTAAATAAAATAACTAACCCAATGAAGGAATTAGTAAAGGCAATGAAGGTAGCTGAAACTGGTGATTTACGAATGAGTGTAAATGTTTCTTCTACTGACGAGGTTGGTCAATTATCTAAGATATATAACGAAATGATTGCATCGATTAAACGAATGCTTCATAAAATGCAAGACGTTTCTGAACAGGTAGCTGCGTCTTCTGAACAGTTAACAGCAAATGCGAATGAAAGTGCAAGAGCTTCAGAACAAATTGCCATTAGCTCAACAGAAATTGCCCACTCATCTGAGCAACAGCTTGAATCTGCATCAGACTCAACAGATTCAATTAACAGTATGAGTGAACAAATTAATTCAATTATTAACCATGTACATGAAGTAAACCAGAAATCAAAAAGTGCTACCACTTATGCTGAAGAAGGTGAAACATACTTAAAGAATGTTATTACTGAAATGGGCGATATTACAGAAAAGTCAGGATTAGCTCATAAAATGGTCAATCATTTAGGGGAGCGTTCAGAATCGATTAAAGGGATTATTTCAACAATTTATGATATAAGTGAGCAAACGAATCTTTTAGCACTGAATGCGGCAATAGAGGCTGCAAGAGCTGGTGAGCAAGGGAAAAGCTTTGCTGTCGTAGCTGATGAAATTAGAAAGCTCGCTGCACAATCAAGTAAATCAGCATCAGAAATTGCTGATTTGATCGAACAAATTAATAAAGAGATTTATAATACTATTTTGGCAATGAAAGAAAATACAGAAGCAGTTGGAGACGGACAACAAGTTGTAATTGAAGCTTCAGAATCCTTCAACAAAATCATTACCGCTATTGAAGATGTAAATAGCCAAATAAGTGAAGTGACTCACTCTGCTACTGAAATTGGTGAAGGTACTAGAAAGATCGTTTCTAGCTCCGAGCAAATTATGAACTTATCACAAAATGTTGCAAGTGGTACGGAAGAAGTTGCCGCTTCTTCCGAGGAACAAACAGCAACAATGGAAGAAATCACTGCGTCTTCTGAAATGTTAGCTCGAATGGCAGAAGAGTTACAAACTGAAGTTAATAAATTTAAAATTTAA
- a CDS encoding M20/M25/M40 family metallo-hydrolase, which yields MELNWQSKEQLKKLVQSLVRIPSVTSSLDENRMSEHIYELLHSLPYFQENPDYLQLHHTEDNRQVITSLVKTSSNNKRTVVLVSHFDVVGVKDYGPFESIAFDAEQLTDYFYEHPETLPENVANELSGSEWLFGRGTLDMKSGIALHLSIIEKASQPDNPFEGNILFCSVCDEEANSVGMRTAVPIIQSLAEKHNLQLTACLNSEPVLSQYPGDDSNYLYTGSIGKVNAGFLCYGKEAHVGEPFSGLNANYMVAEITREMELNHHFTEQFLGETTPPPTTMLQESLKKEYSAVVSHHAVTMFNLFLMDKPVDHLYDQLCEVSKKAATLIEETYNHRRSKHMKINSTKKFQVHTYSCKDLIAFVTAKYGLEKIEEVYKSINQNKLHKDDRQFTIELIDKLAHLCQEKWPMIIPFFAPPFYPAVTNPNEPVIKRMVQTAIATAKEQYHMEILPIHFFPGVSDSSYTSLQKPIHTFNALKENMPLWGKGYTIPLEVMNEINIPVINIGPIGKDLHKWTERLDVSYAFGPLKQILEEALHTAFSYDK from the coding sequence ATGGAGCTTAACTGGCAGTCGAAAGAGCAATTAAAAAAGCTAGTACAATCACTTGTACGGATACCAAGTGTTACTAGTTCACTAGATGAGAATCGAATGAGTGAACATATATATGAACTTCTACACTCATTACCTTACTTTCAGGAAAACCCTGATTATTTACAACTTCACCATACAGAGGATAATCGTCAGGTGATTACGTCTTTAGTGAAAACATCTAGCAATAATAAGAGAACCGTCGTATTAGTAAGTCATTTTGATGTGGTAGGTGTTAAAGATTATGGCCCATTTGAATCTATCGCATTTGACGCAGAACAATTGACAGATTACTTCTATGAACATCCTGAAACATTACCTGAAAACGTAGCAAATGAATTATCAGGAAGTGAATGGTTATTTGGGAGGGGTACACTTGATATGAAATCAGGAATAGCTCTTCATTTATCAATAATAGAAAAAGCAAGTCAACCTGATAACCCATTTGAAGGCAATATCTTATTTTGTAGTGTATGTGATGAAGAAGCAAACTCTGTTGGGATGCGAACAGCCGTCCCTATCATTCAATCATTAGCAGAGAAACACAACTTACAATTAACCGCTTGTCTTAATTCTGAACCTGTACTTAGTCAATACCCAGGTGATGACAGTAATTATCTTTATACTGGTTCAATCGGTAAAGTAAATGCTGGATTCCTTTGTTATGGGAAGGAAGCTCATGTAGGCGAACCGTTTTCAGGGTTAAATGCCAATTATATGGTTGCTGAAATCACACGTGAAATGGAGCTAAATCACCACTTTACAGAACAATTCTTAGGAGAGACAACTCCACCACCAACGACAATGCTTCAGGAAAGCTTAAAAAAGGAATACTCAGCTGTAGTAAGCCATCATGCCGTGACTATGTTTAATCTATTTTTAATGGATAAGCCAGTTGATCATTTGTACGATCAATTATGCGAAGTTTCAAAAAAGGCAGCCACTTTAATTGAAGAGACATACAATCATCGAAGAAGCAAACACATGAAAATTAATTCAACTAAAAAATTTCAAGTACATACATATAGTTGTAAAGATCTTATAGCATTTGTTACAGCAAAATACGGATTAGAAAAAATTGAAGAAGTTTACAAAAGCATTAACCAAAATAAGCTTCATAAAGATGACCGTCAATTCACAATTGAACTGATTGATAAGCTTGCTCATTTATGTCAAGAGAAATGGCCGATGATTATCCCGTTTTTTGCACCACCTTTTTACCCGGCTGTGACAAACCCAAATGAACCAGTCATTAAGAGGATGGTTCAAACTGCAATCGCTACTGCAAAGGAGCAGTATCACATGGAAATACTGCCGATTCATTTTTTTCCTGGCGTTTCAGACTCTAGCTATACAAGTTTACAAAAACCAATCCATACCTTTAATGCACTTAAGGAAAACATGCCACTATGGGGGAAAGGATATACGATTCCACTTGAGGTTATGAATGAAATCAACATACCGGTCATTAATATCGGACCAATTGGGAAGGATCTCCATAAATGGACAGAACGTCTAGATGTTAGTTATGCATTTGGACCTTTAAAGCAAATCCTAGAAGAAGCATTACATACAGCGTTTAGTTATGATAAATGA
- a CDS encoding DUF2179 domain-containing protein, whose translation MLQVIIIFVAQLFYVPILTLRTIFVVKGLKTQAAAMGILEGIIFVGALGMIFSDLTNYMSMVAYALGFGIGVYLGGMLEEKLAIGYVTIEANIPVRNDELTNKLREVGFSVSTSEVDGMNSTRFLLYCTARRDREKEFYRLISQYEPSAFVASYEPRSFQGGYITKAMKKRRELFLKKKQRNEESNHKAM comes from the coding sequence ATGTTGCAAGTAATTATCATTTTTGTAGCACAGCTTTTTTATGTCCCAATTCTAACTCTTAGAACAATTTTTGTTGTTAAAGGGTTAAAGACACAAGCTGCTGCAATGGGAATTTTAGAAGGTATCATCTTTGTTGGTGCTTTAGGAATGATTTTTAGTGACCTCACTAATTATATGAGTATGGTTGCCTATGCGCTTGGCTTCGGTATTGGTGTTTACCTTGGTGGAATGCTAGAAGAAAAGCTTGCAATTGGCTATGTGACAATAGAAGCAAACATACCAGTTAGAAATGACGAGCTTACAAACAAGCTGAGAGAGGTTGGATTCAGTGTTTCCACTAGTGAAGTAGATGGTATGAATTCAACAAGGTTTCTGTTATATTGTACAGCTAGAAGAGATAGAGAAAAAGAATTTTATAGGCTAATAAGTCAGTATGAACCATCTGCGTTCGTTGCATCTTATGAACCACGGAGTTTCCAAGGTGGTTATATAACAAAAGCGATGAAGAAACGACGCGAACTCTTCCTCAAGAAAAAACAACGAAATGAAGAATCAAATCATAAAGCAATGTAA
- a CDS encoding metal-dependent hydrolase has translation MKITRLGHAMFTLETKKGFTMLFDPFIGMNSVYKELDFSTINAVVLTHGHFDHTEGMGKVKEANASIPVIAQYELALQFMGEGFGQVIPMNFGGTVALGDVSITMVYAQHTSSYKETQGVPVYAGVACGYIIECADEPTIYVSGDTGLTKEMEVIQDCYKPEIALLSVGDFLTMGVRESDYAVRNLLNVKKVVPLHTFPTRENSESKEVYDALKQNFPIIDAMTSQGVELKERLSDHSTEVVLVDFNETVDLG, from the coding sequence ATGAAAATCACACGTTTAGGTCATGCAATGTTCACTTTAGAAACAAAGAAAGGGTTTACGATGTTATTTGACCCGTTTATTGGGATGAACTCAGTTTACAAAGAGCTTGATTTCTCAACAATTAATGCGGTTGTATTAACGCATGGTCACTTTGACCACACAGAAGGAATGGGCAAAGTGAAAGAAGCTAATGCAAGCATTCCTGTTATTGCTCAATATGAGCTTGCATTACAATTCATGGGCGAAGGTTTTGGACAAGTCATTCCAATGAACTTCGGTGGAACAGTGGCTCTTGGGGACGTTTCAATTACTATGGTATACGCACAGCATACGAGTAGCTATAAAGAAACTCAAGGTGTACCTGTTTATGCTGGTGTTGCATGCGGTTACATTATTGAATGCGCTGATGAGCCAACGATTTATGTTTCTGGAGATACTGGATTAACAAAAGAGATGGAAGTTATTCAGGATTGCTATAAACCTGAAATCGCTTTACTATCTGTAGGTGATTTCTTAACTATGGGAGTTCGTGAATCAGACTATGCAGTTAGAAACTTACTAAACGTAAAGAAAGTTGTGCCATTACATACATTCCCTACTAGAGAAAACAGTGAAAGCAAGGAAGTATATGATGCATTAAAGCAAAACTTCCCAATCATTGATGCAATGACCAGCCAAGGTGTTGAGTTAAAAGAGCGATTAAGTGATCATTCAACTGAGGTTGTTCTTGTAGACTTCAACGAAACTGTTGACTTAGGGTAA
- a CDS encoding GNAT family N-acetyltransferase, protein MEWKLIKFEELTTKELYAIMKERVSIFVVEQQCPYHELDDYDQAAYHLFKENEGEIIAYARVLRHNIIYKEATIGRIIVKKEFRGSGLGRELLERAIEFLETELDEKVIKIQAQSYLKEFYSSFGFEPISEIYLEDKIPHLDMKKGGLIVNC, encoded by the coding sequence ATGGAATGGAAGCTAATAAAATTTGAAGAACTAACAACTAAAGAGTTGTACGCTATTATGAAAGAACGAGTATCTATCTTTGTCGTAGAGCAGCAATGCCCCTATCACGAACTAGATGATTATGATCAAGCAGCTTATCATCTTTTTAAAGAAAATGAAGGGGAAATTATCGCCTATGCCCGAGTTTTACGTCACAACATAATTTATAAAGAAGCAACCATCGGACGAATTATTGTGAAAAAAGAGTTTAGAGGTTCCGGATTAGGAAGAGAACTATTAGAACGAGCTATCGAATTTTTAGAAACAGAATTAGATGAAAAAGTAATCAAAATTCAAGCACAATCTTATTTAAAAGAGTTTTATAGTTCATTTGGATTCGAACCAATTTCAGAAATTTATTTAGAAGATAAAATTCCTCATCTAGATATGAAAAAAGGGGGACTAATAGTTAATTGCTAA